The segment GCTGGCCGTGACCGCGGTGGTGGTCGGCCAGGGCGGTGGGGACGGCACGCCGGCGGCGGGGCCGGACGAGCGGGCGCGCGCCGCGTGCGCGGCCGCCACCGTGGCGCCCGACGAGGACTACGACGAGGACTACGGCTCCTCGACCGAGCCGTACACCGGGGAGCCGACGCCGTCGGCCCCGGCCGTCGCGCCTCCGCCGGCCGACGTGCTGGTCACGGCCGACGACCTCGGGACGGGCTGGCGGCAGCAGGAGGACGAGAACAGCAGCCTGCTGGCCCTCATGACGCTGGACGGCAGTGCTGCGATGTCGGACGCGGCGGACGAGAGCGTCGTGGGGCGCACGCTGACCCGGGCGGAGGGTGCTCCGCACTGGAGCGTGATCGCCGAGGCGATGCGCGCCGAGGCCGCCGACGCCGCGGTCGAGCTGTTCGACGAGGCCGCGGTCCAGCTGCTCTGCGAGGGCGGCGAGGCCGACGAGGGCGACGGGGAGGCCGAGATCGCGCTCAGCCGGGCGGACGACGACGGCGAGGCGCTCGTGCTGCGCTGGAGGGTCACGGAGGAGGCGGACGTGCCCGCCGGCCAGCAGGTCGGCGCGCTCGCGCAGGTGGCCCGGGTGGGGGACGTCGTCTCGCTCACGATCCTCAGCGCGCAGGCGGGGCACGGGTCGGCCGCGGCCGCCGCGATCGCCCTGGACGACGCGGCGCTCGAGCGCCTGGCGGAGGCCACCCTCGACCGGCTCGCCGGCCGCGCTCCGGACGAGCCCGTCGAGCTGCCGGTGGGTGAGCGGTCGTCGCTGCCCGACGAGGCGCTGCTGCTGCAGCAGGCCGACTTCGGCCCGGGCTGGGACGCGACGACCAGCGGGCTGCTGTCGGCCGCGGGCACCCTCGGCGCCGAGGAATGCGCTCCGGCCGGCCCGTCGGGCGAGACGGCGAGCCTGTCGGCCACCTTCATGCGCTCCGACGCGGACGAGTCGCCGGTCGACGACTTCCGCGTCGCGTACGAGAAGGTCGCGAGGTTCGGGGACGCGGCCGCCGCGCAGTCCCACGTCGACGCCGAGGCACGCCGGCTGACCGGGTGCGGGATGGCCCCGCTCGAGCCGGGCGTCGACGGAGCGGTCGTCCTGTCCGACAGCGTGCTCAACGACTACGAGGAGGCAACGCTGCCCTCCGATGCGGGCACCAGGAACTACAAGGTGCTCGTCGTCGAGGGCGACCTGGTCGCCGAGGTGACGATGCCCTACCTCGCCGAGTCGAAGGAGGAGCGGGTGCGCGACCTGGCCGCCAAGGCGGCCGAGCGGCTGCGGGCGGGCTGACGGCCGGGTGGAGGAGATCGTCTCCGTCCGGGCCCGCGGCCGCGCGCGCTCGCTCGTCGCGGGCTACTCGGGCTACCGCTCGGCCGGCGTGCCGCCGGCCGTGCACCGGGGGCTGCCCTCGCCGTGGCTCACGCTGCTCGTGACCCTCGACGACCCGCTCCACGTCGCGGCCCACCCCGACCCGGCCCAGCGCCCCGGGACGTACGACGCCCTGGTCGGCGGGCTGCACACCACCCCCGCCCTGATCACCCACGACGGCCGGCAGTCCGGCGTCCAGCTGGCGCTGAGCCCGCTGGCGGCCCGCGCGGTGCTCGGCCTTCCGGCCGGCGAGCTCGCCGGGCTCGACGTGCCCGCCGAGGACGTGCTCGGCCCGCGCGTGCGCCGGCTGCGCGAGCGCCTGCTCGCCGAGCCGACCTGGCCCCGGCGCTTCGCCGTCCTCGACGCGGCGCTCGCACGCTGGGCGCAGGAGGCCCGCCCGCCGCCCGAGGTCGTCTCCGCCTGGCGGCTCCTGCTCGCGCGGGACGGCCGCGTGCGCATCGAGGACGTCGCCCGCGAGGCCGGGTGGAGCCGGCGCCACCTGGAGGCGCGGTTCCGGCTGGAGATCGGCCTCTCGCCCAAGCAGGCGGCCGGCGTCGCGCGCTTCGACCGCGCGCGCCGCGCCCTGCAGGCGGCCCCGCGCACGCCCCTCGCCGCCCTGGCGGCCCGCCACGGCTACTACGACCAGGCCCACCTGACGCGCGAGTTCACCCGCCTGGCGGGGGTGCCGCCAAGGCGGTGGCTGCGCGACGAGGGGCACGCATCCGTACAAGACAGCGGGCCGCCGTCCGCGGCAGGGTGAGCGCCATGACCTCTCCGACCGACTGCTGGGTGTCCCTGACCTGTCATGACGCGCCGCGGATCATCGCGTTCCTCGCCGAGGCGTACGGGTTCGTCGAGCTCGCGCGCCACGGCGAGGGCGACCGCGTCGACCACGCCGAGCTGGCCAGCCCCGGAGGGCGGGGCGGGGTGATGCTCGGGACAGCCCGCGCCGGCGGCACCCGGGGGCCGGCGGCCCCCGGCACCACGACGGCCTACGTCGTGGTGCCCGACACGGACGCGCTCTTCGCCCGGGCCACCGCCGCCGGCGCCGAGGTGGTGTCCGAGCCGGTCGACACCGACTACGGCTCCCGTGACTGCGCGCTGCGCGACCCCGAGGGCAACACGTGGTTCTTCGGGACGTACCTGGGGACCTCGCTGGGCGACGCGGGCTGAGCCGGGGCGGCGGCCGTCCGGCTACGCCTCCGGCCGCTCCCAGGGAACGAACGCGTTGGCCCTCCGGTCCAGGACCGGCGCCAGCGCGGGCAGGTGCCGCAGCAGGACGCCGGCCATCGTGGCGTCGTCGATCCAGCGGATGCCCGCCTCGGTGTAGACCCTGGCGTCGTAGTCGCGGGTGAAGAACCGGTCGCTGTTGAGGCGTCGGCTCGCCATGAGGACGAAGATGCGGAACGCCGTGTCGCTGAAGGCGAAGCCCGCCGGCCGCTTCTCGGCGTACATGCCGACCATGAGGTCGACCTTCTCCACGTCGCCGTAGACCTCGCGCAGCGTCGCCACGGTCTCCGGGTCGTCGGAGAGCTCCTCGAAGGACGCAGCCGCCCTCAGCCGGAGCTGACGTCGGAAGTCGTTGTAGCGCGGGACGCCGAGCTCCCGGACGCGCAGGATGTCGACGGCGGCCAGGTCCATGAGCTTGCCGTCCGGGCGGACGAACTCCTGCAGCCCGCGGGGGAAGTTGTGCAGCGCGACCACACCGGCGTACTCCGTCCCGAAGGAGTAGAACAGGTCCGCCAGCGGGACCTGCGCGAAGACGGCGCGGCTGTGCGGCCCCGCGAGCTCGGGGAAGGCGTACGTGCGGGTCGTCGTCCCGGTCGCGATCGACCTGACCGGGTAGTCGTCGGGGACCAGCGGGTGCATGCGGTAGACCGAGGTGAACTCCTCGGTGAGGGAGTACGGCACGCCGTAGTGGTCCGTGCGGGACCCCGGGATCCCGCTGACGACCTCGCTGGCGCTCAGCCGGCCGAAGCGACGGCGCACCCGCTCCCCGGTGATGCCGAACCAGTTGGCCCGCATGGCGACCCGGGTCGTCGGGTGCGAGATCACGGCCGGCGTCCACTCCACCGTGTGGATCTTCGCGACGAGCGCAGCGTTGACCAGACGTGCACGGCCGAAGAGCTCTTCGTCGGTCCAGTGCGGGTGGTCGGCGGCGAGCCGGTCGCAGATCGCGTTGTGCTCCAGGGCGAACAGGCTCACGAGCATGCCCATCCCGACCCACCATCCCGGCTCCCGCGTCGGGTCGGAGGCCGGGTCGTCCTCCGGCAGGGGCACGACGCTGCCCGGGTCGATCCGCAGCTTGCCGCCCTGCCCCGTGCGCAGGCGCGCCGCCTCCGCCGGGCTCGTGCCGTAGATCGAGGACAGGTCCCACCAGTGCGTCAGCTGGTTCACCGAGGTGGGCGGGCCGGCCGCTCCGGCGGGCCGGGTGGGGTCCGGCAGCATGCGCGGCACGACCATGGGGTGCTGGGGCCAGGGGTCGTCGGCCGACAGCGGCACCTGGTGCGCGTGCTCGGCGTCCCCGGGCCCGTGGCTGAACCAGTCCTTGATCATGAACTGCAGCCAGGCGGCGACGATGGCGTTGACGGTCGTGGCGGGCTGGAACTCGTGCCGGGTCAGCAGCCGGCGGCTCACCTCCCGCGGGTTGGGCTCGAGCAGCGTGGCCTGTGGGTCGACGTCCACCGCCGCCAGCGCGACGTTGCGCCCGAAGCGCGACCCCGCCATGCCCATGCGCGGGTCGTCCGGGTCGTTGTAGCTGCCGTCGGCCGTCCGGGCACCGAGGTCCAGCGGCGGCGGCCCGAGCGGCAGCTCCCCGGTGCTGGGCAGGGCCGCGGGGTCGTGGAGGTTCTTCTTGCGCAGCTCGTTGCGCAGGCCGACGAGCACGGCCAGGCCCAGCGGCAGCGGCAGGCGGTCCCAGCCGCGCCTGGCGTCGAGCCGGGTGGACAGCCCGTCGAAGACCCGCCAGGGCAGGCTCGCGCGGTAGCGGGCGGGCTCGGGCGGGGGACCGAGCCGACGCCCGGTGCCGGGAAGGGACTCTGGGATCTGGGAACGCTTCACGGGGACTCCCACAGGTGGCCGTGCGCGGTTCGGGTGCCCAGGGAGAGCGCTGTCGGCGCGCTCTGATACACCCGCGGAGCGACGACCGGCAGGAAGGGGAGCGGCACGGGTGGGGCTGGCTCAGGAGCTCGCCGCGGCGGGCGTACGCCGCGGCGCGCCGCTCGCCGTCGCGGTCGTCCCCGGCCGCGGCGTCGGGCTCGCGTGGGCCGGCGGGACGCGGGCGGTCGTGGGGGACCCGCGGCAGGTCGCGGAGCAGCTGGCCGTGCTGGGCCCGCGCTGGACCTGGTGGTCGGCCCGGGAGGCGGCCCGGCCCCTCGTGGCGGCCGGCTTCCGGCCGCGGGCCTGCTGGGACCTCGGCGCCGTCGGCATGCTCCTGCACGGGCTGCGCCGGTCGGGGCCGGAGGCGGTGTGGGCGGCGGCGCACGGCCGGGAGCTGCCGCCCGAGCCCGGCCCGCGCAGCCACGCGCCCAGCCTGTTCGACCTGCCCGACGCCGAGGACGCCGACGGCCCGGTGCGCGCGGACGGGCAGCTCGCCTCCTCCTGGGTACGCGGCGGCTGGGCCGGCGACATCGACGACGCGGCGCGCTGGGCCGAGCTGGCCGCTCGGCTGCAGCGACAGCAGGAGGCCCTGCTGCGCGGCCTGCCCGACCCGCGACCCGCAGCGGCCCCCGGGTCGCCGGGGCTGGCGCTGCTCACGGCGTACGCGGAGTCGGCGGCAGCGCTCCTGGCCGTCGAGCTCGAGCACGACGGGCTGCCCCTGGA is part of the Motilibacter aurantiacus genome and harbors:
- a CDS encoding helix-turn-helix domain-containing protein, translated to MEEIVSVRARGRARSLVAGYSGYRSAGVPPAVHRGLPSPWLTLLVTLDDPLHVAAHPDPAQRPGTYDALVGGLHTTPALITHDGRQSGVQLALSPLAARAVLGLPAGELAGLDVPAEDVLGPRVRRLRERLLAEPTWPRRFAVLDAALARWAQEARPPPEVVSAWRLLLARDGRVRIEDVAREAGWSRRHLEARFRLEIGLSPKQAAGVARFDRARRALQAAPRTPLAALAARHGYYDQAHLTREFTRLAGVPPRRWLRDEGHASVQDSGPPSAAG
- a CDS encoding sigma factor-like helix-turn-helix DNA-binding protein, which produces MRFGTGFAQLYAAMAPRLTRHLFLATGDLDAAQGAVRDAFAAVAAKDVPPGGEADVLVAVRRAAWRRALAPGRRPFRSRTAHGLDVPGAAVDAWALLAPLPGSARAALVLTAFAGLPVEEAAEALDRAPATVERDLEQARAAVEGQRLAELVPPVESADWSALAPGLEDLEARAAGRRRRTAAVVAVGTAASVLAVTAVVVGQGGGDGTPAAGPDERARAACAAATVAPDEDYDEDYGSSTEPYTGEPTPSAPAVAPPPADVLVTADDLGTGWRQQEDENSSLLALMTLDGSAAMSDAADESVVGRTLTRAEGAPHWSVIAEAMRAEAADAAVELFDEAAVQLLCEGGEADEGDGEAEIALSRADDDGEALVLRWRVTEEADVPAGQQVGALAQVARVGDVVSLTILSAQAGHGSAAAAAIALDDAALERLAEATLDRLAGRAPDEPVELPVGERSSLPDEALLLQQADFGPGWDATTSGLLSAAGTLGAEECAPAGPSGETASLSATFMRSDADESPVDDFRVAYEKVARFGDAAAAQSHVDAEARRLTGCGMAPLEPGVDGAVVLSDSVLNDYEEATLPSDAGTRNYKVLVVEGDLVAEVTMPYLAESKEERVRDLAAKAAERLRAG
- a CDS encoding peroxidase family protein, with the translated sequence MKRSQIPESLPGTGRRLGPPPEPARYRASLPWRVFDGLSTRLDARRGWDRLPLPLGLAVLVGLRNELRKKNLHDPAALPSTGELPLGPPPLDLGARTADGSYNDPDDPRMGMAGSRFGRNVALAAVDVDPQATLLEPNPREVSRRLLTRHEFQPATTVNAIVAAWLQFMIKDWFSHGPGDAEHAHQVPLSADDPWPQHPMVVPRMLPDPTRPAGAAGPPTSVNQLTHWWDLSSIYGTSPAEAARLRTGQGGKLRIDPGSVVPLPEDDPASDPTREPGWWVGMGMLVSLFALEHNAICDRLAADHPHWTDEELFGRARLVNAALVAKIHTVEWTPAVISHPTTRVAMRANWFGITGERVRRRFGRLSASEVVSGIPGSRTDHYGVPYSLTEEFTSVYRMHPLVPDDYPVRSIATGTTTRTYAFPELAGPHSRAVFAQVPLADLFYSFGTEYAGVVALHNFPRGLQEFVRPDGKLMDLAAVDILRVRELGVPRYNDFRRQLRLRAAASFEELSDDPETVATLREVYGDVEKVDLMVGMYAEKRPAGFAFSDTAFRIFVLMASRRLNSDRFFTRDYDARVYTEAGIRWIDDATMAGVLLRHLPALAPVLDRRANAFVPWERPEA
- a CDS encoding VOC family protein, yielding MTSPTDCWVSLTCHDAPRIIAFLAEAYGFVELARHGEGDRVDHAELASPGGRGGVMLGTARAGGTRGPAAPGTTTAYVVVPDTDALFARATAAGAEVVSEPVDTDYGSRDCALRDPEGNTWFFGTYLGTSLGDAG